One genomic region from Nymphaea colorata isolate Beijing-Zhang1983 chromosome 10, ASM883128v2, whole genome shotgun sequence encodes:
- the LOC116262214 gene encoding ubiquitin-like-conjugating enzyme ATG10 isoform X2, producing MAKELTWDGTLSPNEFQKAAKAFVQKWKGCISMPAWAWKPFTRLPYTLTHDEGGYLSLEIVYKHVAEEEGYPLESSALAEEVADAATLVNLFALLSLLMALKCKVLDCDTETHLYDFHIIYSASYRVPILYFRGYNIGGQPLDWSTIKEDLPLSSVKMLDESRWTFITKEEHPYLKRPWFTLHPCGTGDWMKLLFLDKVASVGRAACIPNYVLSWLSMVGQAVGLKVPLDLLTEDEHLPVNS from the exons ATGGCTAAGGAATTGACTTGGGATGGAACTCTCTCTCCGAATGAATTCCAAAAAGCTGCAAAGGCCTTTGTGCAGAAGTGGAAGGGCTGCATATCTATGCCAGCATGGGCATGGAAACCTTTCACAAGGTTACCTTACACGTTGACACATGAT GAAGGAGGCTATCTGTCGCTTGAAATTGTCTACAAGCATGTAGCTGAAGAA GAAGGTTATCCTCTAGAAAGCTCTGCATTGGCTGAAGAAGTTGCAGATGCTGCCACTCTTGTAAACCTTTTTGCCCTGCTCTCGCTTTTGATGGCTTTGAAATGTAAG GTTTTGGACTGTGATACAGAAACTCATCTTTACGATTTTCACATAATATACAGTGCCTCCTACAGGGTTCCTATTCTTTACTTCCGCGGATACAACATTG GGGGACAACCTTTAGATTGGAGTACGATCAAGGAAGACCTTCCCCTGTCATCAGTTAAAATGCTTGATGAATCAAGATGGACGTTCATCACTAAAGAG GAGCATCCATACTTGAAGCGGCCCTGGTTCACACTGCATCCATGCGGGACAGGTGATTGGATGAAACTGTTATTTCTGGACAAAGTTGCATCAGTGGGGAGGGCAGCGTGCATCCCAAACTATGTGCTTTCATGGCTTAGTATGGTTGGACAGGCAGTCGGTCTCAAGGTTCCACTTGATCTGTTAACCGAAGATGAACATTTACCTGTTAATTCTTAG
- the LOC116262214 gene encoding ubiquitin-like-conjugating enzyme ATG10 isoform X6 — translation MMLEGGYLSLEIVYKHVAEEEGYPLESSALAEEVADAATLVNLFALLSLLMALKCKVLDCDTETHLYDFHIIYSASYRVPILYFRGYNIGGQPLDWSTIKEDLPLSSVKMLDESRWTFITKEEHPYLKRPWFTLHPCGTGDWMKLLFLDKVASVGRAACIPNYVLSWLSMVGQAVGLKVPLDLLTEDEHLPVNS, via the exons ATGATGTTG GAAGGAGGCTATCTGTCGCTTGAAATTGTCTACAAGCATGTAGCTGAAGAA GAAGGTTATCCTCTAGAAAGCTCTGCATTGGCTGAAGAAGTTGCAGATGCTGCCACTCTTGTAAACCTTTTTGCCCTGCTCTCGCTTTTGATGGCTTTGAAATGTAAG GTTTTGGACTGTGATACAGAAACTCATCTTTACGATTTTCACATAATATACAGTGCCTCCTACAGGGTTCCTATTCTTTACTTCCGCGGATACAACATTG GGGGACAACCTTTAGATTGGAGTACGATCAAGGAAGACCTTCCCCTGTCATCAGTTAAAATGCTTGATGAATCAAGATGGACGTTCATCACTAAAGAG GAGCATCCATACTTGAAGCGGCCCTGGTTCACACTGCATCCATGCGGGACAGGTGATTGGATGAAACTGTTATTTCTGGACAAAGTTGCATCAGTGGGGAGGGCAGCGTGCATCCCAAACTATGTGCTTTCATGGCTTAGTATGGTTGGACAGGCAGTCGGTCTCAAGGTTCCACTTGATCTGTTAACCGAAGATGAACATTTACCTGTTAATTCTTAG
- the LOC116262214 gene encoding ubiquitin-like-conjugating enzyme ATG10 isoform X5, whose protein sequence is MMLEGGYLSLEIVYKHVAEERSCDCIVQEGYPLESSALAEEVADAATLVNLFALLSLLMALKCKVLDCDTETHLYDFHIIYSASYRVPILYFRGYNIGGQPLDWSTIKEDLPLSSVKMLDESRWTFITKEEHPYLKRPWFTLHPCGTGDWMKLLFLDKVASVGRAACIPNYVLSWLSMVGQAVGLKVPLDLLTEDEHLPVNS, encoded by the exons ATGATGTTG GAAGGAGGCTATCTGTCGCTTGAAATTGTCTACAAGCATGTAGCTGAAGAA CGGTCTTGTGATTGCATTGTTCAGGAAGGTTATCCTCTAGAAAGCTCTGCATTGGCTGAAGAAGTTGCAGATGCTGCCACTCTTGTAAACCTTTTTGCCCTGCTCTCGCTTTTGATGGCTTTGAAATGTAAG GTTTTGGACTGTGATACAGAAACTCATCTTTACGATTTTCACATAATATACAGTGCCTCCTACAGGGTTCCTATTCTTTACTTCCGCGGATACAACATTG GGGGACAACCTTTAGATTGGAGTACGATCAAGGAAGACCTTCCCCTGTCATCAGTTAAAATGCTTGATGAATCAAGATGGACGTTCATCACTAAAGAG GAGCATCCATACTTGAAGCGGCCCTGGTTCACACTGCATCCATGCGGGACAGGTGATTGGATGAAACTGTTATTTCTGGACAAAGTTGCATCAGTGGGGAGGGCAGCGTGCATCCCAAACTATGTGCTTTCATGGCTTAGTATGGTTGGACAGGCAGTCGGTCTCAAGGTTCCACTTGATCTGTTAACCGAAGATGAACATTTACCTGTTAATTCTTAG
- the LOC116262214 gene encoding ubiquitin-like-conjugating enzyme ATG10 isoform X4, translating to MAKELTWDGTLSPNEFQKAAKAFVQKWKGCISMPAWAWKPFTRLPYTLTHDEGGYLSLEIVYKHVAEEEGYPLESSALAEEVADAATLVLDCDTETHLYDFHIIYSASYRVPILYFRGYNIGGQPLDWSTIKEDLPLSSVKMLDESRWTFITKEEHPYLKRPWFTLHPCGTGDWMKLLFLDKVASVGRAACIPNYVLSWLSMVGQAVGLKVPLDLLTEDEHLPVNS from the exons ATGGCTAAGGAATTGACTTGGGATGGAACTCTCTCTCCGAATGAATTCCAAAAAGCTGCAAAGGCCTTTGTGCAGAAGTGGAAGGGCTGCATATCTATGCCAGCATGGGCATGGAAACCTTTCACAAGGTTACCTTACACGTTGACACATGAT GAAGGAGGCTATCTGTCGCTTGAAATTGTCTACAAGCATGTAGCTGAAGAA GAAGGTTATCCTCTAGAAAGCTCTGCATTGGCTGAAGAAGTTGCAGATGCTGCCACTCTT GTTTTGGACTGTGATACAGAAACTCATCTTTACGATTTTCACATAATATACAGTGCCTCCTACAGGGTTCCTATTCTTTACTTCCGCGGATACAACATTG GGGGACAACCTTTAGATTGGAGTACGATCAAGGAAGACCTTCCCCTGTCATCAGTTAAAATGCTTGATGAATCAAGATGGACGTTCATCACTAAAGAG GAGCATCCATACTTGAAGCGGCCCTGGTTCACACTGCATCCATGCGGGACAGGTGATTGGATGAAACTGTTATTTCTGGACAAAGTTGCATCAGTGGGGAGGGCAGCGTGCATCCCAAACTATGTGCTTTCATGGCTTAGTATGGTTGGACAGGCAGTCGGTCTCAAGGTTCCACTTGATCTGTTAACCGAAGATGAACATTTACCTGTTAATTCTTAG
- the LOC116262214 gene encoding ubiquitin-like-conjugating enzyme ATG10 isoform X1, with amino-acid sequence MAKELTWDGTLSPNEFQKAAKAFVQKWKGCISMPAWAWKPFTRLPYTLTHDEGGYLSLEIVYKHVAEERSCDCIVQEGYPLESSALAEEVADAATLVNLFALLSLLMALKCKVLDCDTETHLYDFHIIYSASYRVPILYFRGYNIGGQPLDWSTIKEDLPLSSVKMLDESRWTFITKEEHPYLKRPWFTLHPCGTGDWMKLLFLDKVASVGRAACIPNYVLSWLSMVGQAVGLKVPLDLLTEDEHLPVNS; translated from the exons ATGGCTAAGGAATTGACTTGGGATGGAACTCTCTCTCCGAATGAATTCCAAAAAGCTGCAAAGGCCTTTGTGCAGAAGTGGAAGGGCTGCATATCTATGCCAGCATGGGCATGGAAACCTTTCACAAGGTTACCTTACACGTTGACACATGAT GAAGGAGGCTATCTGTCGCTTGAAATTGTCTACAAGCATGTAGCTGAAGAA CGGTCTTGTGATTGCATTGTTCAGGAAGGTTATCCTCTAGAAAGCTCTGCATTGGCTGAAGAAGTTGCAGATGCTGCCACTCTTGTAAACCTTTTTGCCCTGCTCTCGCTTTTGATGGCTTTGAAATGTAAG GTTTTGGACTGTGATACAGAAACTCATCTTTACGATTTTCACATAATATACAGTGCCTCCTACAGGGTTCCTATTCTTTACTTCCGCGGATACAACATTG GGGGACAACCTTTAGATTGGAGTACGATCAAGGAAGACCTTCCCCTGTCATCAGTTAAAATGCTTGATGAATCAAGATGGACGTTCATCACTAAAGAG GAGCATCCATACTTGAAGCGGCCCTGGTTCACACTGCATCCATGCGGGACAGGTGATTGGATGAAACTGTTATTTCTGGACAAAGTTGCATCAGTGGGGAGGGCAGCGTGCATCCCAAACTATGTGCTTTCATGGCTTAGTATGGTTGGACAGGCAGTCGGTCTCAAGGTTCCACTTGATCTGTTAACCGAAGATGAACATTTACCTGTTAATTCTTAG
- the LOC116262214 gene encoding ubiquitin-like-conjugating enzyme ATG10 isoform X3 — translation MAKELTWDGTLSPNEFQKAAKAFVQKWKGCISMPAWAWKPFTRLPYTLTHDEGGYLSLEIVYKHVAEERSCDCIVQEGYPLESSALAEEVADAATLVLDCDTETHLYDFHIIYSASYRVPILYFRGYNIGGQPLDWSTIKEDLPLSSVKMLDESRWTFITKEEHPYLKRPWFTLHPCGTGDWMKLLFLDKVASVGRAACIPNYVLSWLSMVGQAVGLKVPLDLLTEDEHLPVNS, via the exons ATGGCTAAGGAATTGACTTGGGATGGAACTCTCTCTCCGAATGAATTCCAAAAAGCTGCAAAGGCCTTTGTGCAGAAGTGGAAGGGCTGCATATCTATGCCAGCATGGGCATGGAAACCTTTCACAAGGTTACCTTACACGTTGACACATGAT GAAGGAGGCTATCTGTCGCTTGAAATTGTCTACAAGCATGTAGCTGAAGAA CGGTCTTGTGATTGCATTGTTCAGGAAGGTTATCCTCTAGAAAGCTCTGCATTGGCTGAAGAAGTTGCAGATGCTGCCACTCTT GTTTTGGACTGTGATACAGAAACTCATCTTTACGATTTTCACATAATATACAGTGCCTCCTACAGGGTTCCTATTCTTTACTTCCGCGGATACAACATTG GGGGACAACCTTTAGATTGGAGTACGATCAAGGAAGACCTTCCCCTGTCATCAGTTAAAATGCTTGATGAATCAAGATGGACGTTCATCACTAAAGAG GAGCATCCATACTTGAAGCGGCCCTGGTTCACACTGCATCCATGCGGGACAGGTGATTGGATGAAACTGTTATTTCTGGACAAAGTTGCATCAGTGGGGAGGGCAGCGTGCATCCCAAACTATGTGCTTTCATGGCTTAGTATGGTTGGACAGGCAGTCGGTCTCAAGGTTCCACTTGATCTGTTAACCGAAGATGAACATTTACCTGTTAATTCTTAG